One segment of Triticum aestivum cultivar Chinese Spring chromosome 2A, IWGSC CS RefSeq v2.1, whole genome shotgun sequence DNA contains the following:
- the LOC123190670 gene encoding MAP3K epsilon protein kinase 1 isoform X2: protein MATRQHNPKSKTLGNKYMLGDEIGKGAYGRVYKGLDLENGDFVAIKQVSLENIPQEDLNIIMQEIDLLKNLNHKNIVKYLGSLKTNSHLHIILEYVENGSLANIIKPNKFGPFPESLAAVYIAQVLEGLVYLHEQGVIHRDIKGANILTTKEGLVKLADFGVATKLTEADVNTHSVVGTPYWMAPEVIEMSGVCAASDIWSVGCTVIELLTCSPPYYELQPMPALFRIVQDVQPPIPEGFSPEITDFLRQCFQKDSIQRPDAKTLLMHPWLQNSRRASPSPRQTHPRHIDMDDEVPSSDNHAGFSDPPGDTQAPVASDIEQEDGTKELVSLSAGQGKSDELHDGKPTESNISNSAELMKDNVVLTKDPTLVFHEKLPLESSPGVTDLNGKIKHEPSQDVLPTKVARSSQESKNGDSKDLEPESKDHSSFEDDDAFSFQAGKQNVTFLEEAKPLVPEGANGLSRFSDTPGDASLEDLFPIDKRGDHGAVASTSTTAQELRDRMVSQKQKGNDNVPMNGGKLLELFEEFHDNIPGENLFPLQSVEYSKIVAQLKPGESEEVILSACQKLMLFFSHRPEQKQIYVSQNGFLPLMELLELPKNRIICSVLQLINYIVKDNTGFLENACLVGLIPVVMNFAVPDRAKEVRMQASFFLQQLCQASTLTLQMFIACQGIPVLVSFLEPDYAKFREMVHLAIDGIWQVFKLQHSTPRNDFCRIAAKNGILLRLVNTLHSLNEATRFASISGSGASVQNGSTPRLKSGQLDVPMLESSKVRLDHYHSSGSMQSLQADADKHHILLDPSASPRFNDISAAGHMERNDNDLVRPQRLSVSGGRSSTDRSPKHIELVSNGHSSGQNDQIRPLLSLLEKEPPSRHVSGQLDYARHMSGLERHESILPLLHASVERKTNGELDLLMAEFAEVSRQGRENGNLDSNTKASNRIPSMKYGPTASNEGTSTSGAASQTASGVLSGSGVLNARMPGSTTSSGLLAQMVSMSADVAREYLEKVADLLLEFAQADTVVKSLMSSQSLLARLFQMFNKIESPILLKILRCINHLSGDPNCLETLQRTDAIKHLIPILELRDGPLVFQIHSEVLNALFNLCKINKRRQEQAAENGIIPHLMNFVMSDSPLRQYALPLLCDMAHASRNSREQLRAHGGLDVYLDLLEDDAWACTALDSIAVCLAHDNDHRKVEQALLKKEAIQKLVKFFEDCPEQYFVHILDAFLKIITKSSRINTAIATNGLTTLLIARLDHREAIARLTLLKLIKVVYEHHPRPKQLIVENDLPQKLQNLIEERRDGQRGGQQVLVKQMATSLLKALHINTVL, encoded by the exons aTGGCGACGCGGCAGCACAACCCGAAATCCAAGACGCTCGGCAACAAATAC ATGCTGGGGGACGAGATAGGGAAGGGGGCGTACGGGCGCGTCTACAAGGGGCTTGACCTGGAGAATGGCGACTTCGTGGCCATCAAGCAGGTCTCGCTGGAGAACATCCCGCAGGAGGATCTCAATATTATCATG CAAGAAATTGATCTATTGAAA AATCTCAATCACAAAAATATTGTGAAGTATCTTGGATCATTGAAGACAAATAGCCATCTTCATATTATTTTAGA ATATGTGGAGAATGGTTCACTAGCCAATATTATCAAGCCAAACAAATTTGGACCATTTCCTGAATCATTAGCAGCTGTCTACATTGCTCAG GTGTTGGAAGGTCTTGTCTATCTGCATGAGCAAGGTGTCATACATAGAGATATCAAGGGTGCAAATATATTAACAACTAAAGAG GGCCTTGTTAAACTTGCTGATTTTGGAGTTGCTACTAAATTAACTGAAGCCGATGTCAACACACATTCAGTGGTTGGAACCCCATACTGGATGGCCCCCGAG GTTATTGAAATGTCTGGTGTTTGTGCCGCATCAGATATCTGGAGTGTTGGTTGCACAGTTATTGAGCTACTCACTTGTTCCCCACCATATTATGAACTGCAGCCTATGCCTGCACTATTTCGCATTGTTCAG GATGTGCAACCACCAATACCAGAAGGATTCTCTCCCGAGATTACTGATTTTCTCCGGCAATGTTTTCAGAAG GATTCAATACAACGGCCTGATGCGAAGACATTGTTGATGCACCCATGGTTGCAGAACTCGAGACGGGCCTCGCCATCTCCCCGGCAGACTCATCCGAG GCATATTGACATGGATGATGAAGTCCCAAGTAGCGATAATCACGCCGGGTTTTCTGATCCACCAGGAGATACACAAGCACCTGTTGCTTCTGACATTGAGCAG GAGGATGGAACAAAAGAACTGGTTTCTCTATCTGCGGGACAAGGTAAATCTGACGAGCTTCATGATGGAAAACCTACAGAAAGCAATATTTCAAACAGTGCAGAACTTATGAAAGATAATGTGGTTCTCACTAAAGATCCTACATTAGTTTTTCATGAAAAGCTACCATTGGAATCTTCTCCTGGAGTTACTGATTTAAATGGCAAGATAAAACATGAACCTTCACAAGATGTTCTGCCAACTAAGGTAGCTAGGAGCAGCCAAGAATCAAAAAACGGTGACAGCAAAGATTTAGAGCCTGAAAGTAAAGACCATTCGAGTTTTGAGGATGATGATGCTTTCTCCTTCCAGGCTGGGAAACAGAATGTCACCTTTCTAGAG GAGGCAAAACCTTTAGTTCCCGAGGGAGCTAATGGACTGAGTAGATTCAGTGATACACCTGGAGATGCCTCATTGGAGGATTTATTCCCAATTGACAAGCGAGGAGATCATGGGGCTGTAGCTTCAACATCCACTACCGCTCAAGAGCTCAGGGATAGGATGGTGTCACAGAAGCAGAAGGGAAATGACAATGTGCCCATGAATGGCGGAAAACTTCTTGAATTATTTGAG GAATTTCATGACAACATTCCAGGAGAGAATCTTTTCCCTTTACAG TCTGTGGAATACAGCAAAATAGTAGCACAGCTGAAGCCCGGGGAAAGTGAAGAAGTAATATTGTCAGCATGCCAAAAGCTTATGTTATTCTTCAGTCACCGGCCTGAGCAAAAACAGATTTATGTGTCACAGAATGGTTTCCTTCCATTGATGGAACTTCTTGAACTTCCCAAAAACCGT ATTATATGTTCTGTTCTGCAACTCATCAACTACATTGTAAAAGATAATACGGGCTTCCTGGAAAATGCCTGTCTTGTTGGCCTA ATACCAGTGGTGATGAATTTTGCCGTGCCAGATCGTGCAAAGGAAGTCCGGATGCAAGCATCCTTTTTTCTGCAGCAACTTTGCCAGGCCAG CACCTTGACGTTGCAAATGTTCATCGCATGCCAAGGTATACCTGTTTTGGTGAGTTTTTTGGAGCCTGACTATGCAAAATTTAG GGAAATGGTTCATCTTGCAATTGATGGCATCTGGCAGGTCTTCAAGCTTCAGCATTCAACGCCAAGAAATGATTTCTGTCGTATAGCAGCAAAAAATGGGATACTTCTCAGGCTAGTTAATACTCTTCATAGCTTGAATGAAGCAACACGATTTGCTTCCATCTCAGGGTCAGGTGCTTCAGTACAGAATGGTTCCACCCCCCGTCTAAAATCTGGTCAGCTAGATGTGCCGATGCTAGAAAGTTCTAAAGTAAGGCTGGATCATTACCATTCATCTGGCTCCATGCAGTCATTACAAGCAGATGCTGATAAGCACCATATCTTATTGGATCCATCAGCATCTCCTAGGTTCAATGATATATCTGCTGCTGGTCACATGGAGAGAAATGATAATGACCTGGTAAGGCCACAGCGGCTTAGTGTTTCTGGAGGAAGGTCATCAACAGACAGATCTCCCAAGCATATAGAATTAGTATCAAATGGACATAGTAGTGGTCAGAATGATCAAATCCGGCCTTTACTGAGTTTATTAGAGAAAGAACCTCCCTCTCGTCATGTATCTGGACAACTTGATTATGCCCGTCACATGTCTGGACTAGAAAGGCATGAAAGTATTTTGCCACTATTACATGCTTCAGTAGAGAGGAAAACAAACGGTGAACTTGACTTGCTAATGGCAGAATTTGCTG AGGTCTCTAGACAGGGAAGAGAGAATGGTAACCTTGATTCTAATACGAAAGCTTCAAATAGGATTCCAAGTATGAAGTATGGTCCAACAGCTTCCAATGAGGGAACATCAACATCTGGAGCAGCATCACAAACAGCATCGGGCGTGTTATCTGGATCAGGAGTGCTCAATGCAAGAATGCCAGGAAGTACAACATCATCTGGTCTATTAGCTCAAATGGTTTCTATGAGTGCTGATGTTGCACGCGAGTATCTTGAGAAAGTGGCAGATCTTCTTTTGGAGTTTGCACAAGCAGACACTGTTGTAAAATCTCTCATGTCTAGCCAAAGCCTTCTCGCACGGCTTTTCCAGATGTTCAACAAGATAGAATCTCCTATTCTTCTGAAG atTCTTAGGTGCATCAATCATTTGTCTGGTGATCCTAATTGTCTAGAGACACTTCAACGCACAGATGCTATCAAGCATTTGATACCAATTCTCGAACTTCGTGATGGACCTCTAGTTTTTCAAATACATAGCGAG GTCCTCAATGCGCTGTTCAACCTTTGTAAGATCAATAAAAGAAGACAGGAACAAGCAGCTGAAAATGGGATCATTCCTCACTTGATGAATTTTGTCATGTCAGACTCGCCGCTAAGGCAGTATGCTTTGCCTCTTCTTTGTGATATGGCTCATGCTTCTCGCAACTCTAGAGAGCAGTTGAGAGCTCATGGAGGCCTGGATGTGTACCTGGACCTGTTAGAGGATGATGCATGGGCATGTACAGCTTTGGATTCCATTGCTGTTTGTTTGGCTCATGACAATGATCACAGAAAAGTAGAGCAAGCCTTGTTGAAGAAAGAGGCCATTCAAAAGTTGGTGAAATTTTTTGAAGACTGCCCTGAACAATATTTCGTTCATATACTCGATGCTTTCCTCAAAATAATCAC GAAATCTTCTCGGATAAATACTGCAATAGCCACCAATGGTTTGACGACATTGCTTATTGCAAGACTTGACCATCGAGAAGCTATTGCTCGTTTGACTCTGCTGAAACTAAtaaag GTTGTCTATGAGCACCACCCTCGACCAAAGCAGCTTATAGTGGAGAACGACCTTCCCCAAAAGCTACAAAACCTCATCGAAGAGCGCAGGGATGGGCAACGCGGCGGTCAACAAGTGCTGGTCAAACAAATGGCCACCTCACTGTTGAAGGCATTGCACATCAATACAGTCTTGTGA
- the LOC123190670 gene encoding MAP3K epsilon protein kinase 1 isoform X1 has translation MATRQHNPKSKTLGNKYMLGDEIGKGAYGRVYKGLDLENGDFVAIKQVSLENIPQEDLNIIMQEIDLLKNLNHKNIVKYLGSLKTNSHLHIILEYVENGSLANIIKPNKFGPFPESLAAVYIAQVLEGLVYLHEQGVIHRDIKGANILTTKEGLVKLADFGVATKLTEADVNTHSVVGTPYWMAPEVIEMSGVCAASDIWSVGCTVIELLTCSPPYYELQPMPALFRIVQDVQPPIPEGFSPEITDFLRQCFQKDSIQRPDAKTLLMHPWLQNSRRASPSPRQTHPRHIDMDDEVPSSDNHAGFSDPPGDTQAPVASDIEQEDGTKELVSLSAGQGKSDELHDGKPTESNISNSAELMKDNVVLTKDPTLVFHEKLPLESSPGVTDLNGKIKHEPSQDVLPTKVARSSQESKNGDSKDLEPESKDHSSFEDDDAFSFQAGKQNVTFLEEAKPLVPEGANGLSRFSDTPGDASLEDLFPIDKRGDHGAVASTSTTAQELRDRMVSQKQKGNDNVPMNGGKLLELFEEFHDNIPGENLFPLQSVEYSKIVAQLKPGESEEVILSACQKLMLFFSHRPEQKQIYVSQNGFLPLMELLELPKNRIICSVLQLINYIVKDNTGFLENACLVGLIPVVMNFAVPDRAKEVRMQASFFLQQLCQASTLTLQMFIACQGIPVLVSFLEPDYAKFSREMVHLAIDGIWQVFKLQHSTPRNDFCRIAAKNGILLRLVNTLHSLNEATRFASISGSGASVQNGSTPRLKSGQLDVPMLESSKVRLDHYHSSGSMQSLQADADKHHILLDPSASPRFNDISAAGHMERNDNDLVRPQRLSVSGGRSSTDRSPKHIELVSNGHSSGQNDQIRPLLSLLEKEPPSRHVSGQLDYARHMSGLERHESILPLLHASVERKTNGELDLLMAEFAEVSRQGRENGNLDSNTKASNRIPSMKYGPTASNEGTSTSGAASQTASGVLSGSGVLNARMPGSTTSSGLLAQMVSMSADVAREYLEKVADLLLEFAQADTVVKSLMSSQSLLARLFQMFNKIESPILLKILRCINHLSGDPNCLETLQRTDAIKHLIPILELRDGPLVFQIHSEVLNALFNLCKINKRRQEQAAENGIIPHLMNFVMSDSPLRQYALPLLCDMAHASRNSREQLRAHGGLDVYLDLLEDDAWACTALDSIAVCLAHDNDHRKVEQALLKKEAIQKLVKFFEDCPEQYFVHILDAFLKIITKSSRINTAIATNGLTTLLIARLDHREAIARLTLLKLIKVVYEHHPRPKQLIVENDLPQKLQNLIEERRDGQRGGQQVLVKQMATSLLKALHINTVL, from the exons aTGGCGACGCGGCAGCACAACCCGAAATCCAAGACGCTCGGCAACAAATAC ATGCTGGGGGACGAGATAGGGAAGGGGGCGTACGGGCGCGTCTACAAGGGGCTTGACCTGGAGAATGGCGACTTCGTGGCCATCAAGCAGGTCTCGCTGGAGAACATCCCGCAGGAGGATCTCAATATTATCATG CAAGAAATTGATCTATTGAAA AATCTCAATCACAAAAATATTGTGAAGTATCTTGGATCATTGAAGACAAATAGCCATCTTCATATTATTTTAGA ATATGTGGAGAATGGTTCACTAGCCAATATTATCAAGCCAAACAAATTTGGACCATTTCCTGAATCATTAGCAGCTGTCTACATTGCTCAG GTGTTGGAAGGTCTTGTCTATCTGCATGAGCAAGGTGTCATACATAGAGATATCAAGGGTGCAAATATATTAACAACTAAAGAG GGCCTTGTTAAACTTGCTGATTTTGGAGTTGCTACTAAATTAACTGAAGCCGATGTCAACACACATTCAGTGGTTGGAACCCCATACTGGATGGCCCCCGAG GTTATTGAAATGTCTGGTGTTTGTGCCGCATCAGATATCTGGAGTGTTGGTTGCACAGTTATTGAGCTACTCACTTGTTCCCCACCATATTATGAACTGCAGCCTATGCCTGCACTATTTCGCATTGTTCAG GATGTGCAACCACCAATACCAGAAGGATTCTCTCCCGAGATTACTGATTTTCTCCGGCAATGTTTTCAGAAG GATTCAATACAACGGCCTGATGCGAAGACATTGTTGATGCACCCATGGTTGCAGAACTCGAGACGGGCCTCGCCATCTCCCCGGCAGACTCATCCGAG GCATATTGACATGGATGATGAAGTCCCAAGTAGCGATAATCACGCCGGGTTTTCTGATCCACCAGGAGATACACAAGCACCTGTTGCTTCTGACATTGAGCAG GAGGATGGAACAAAAGAACTGGTTTCTCTATCTGCGGGACAAGGTAAATCTGACGAGCTTCATGATGGAAAACCTACAGAAAGCAATATTTCAAACAGTGCAGAACTTATGAAAGATAATGTGGTTCTCACTAAAGATCCTACATTAGTTTTTCATGAAAAGCTACCATTGGAATCTTCTCCTGGAGTTACTGATTTAAATGGCAAGATAAAACATGAACCTTCACAAGATGTTCTGCCAACTAAGGTAGCTAGGAGCAGCCAAGAATCAAAAAACGGTGACAGCAAAGATTTAGAGCCTGAAAGTAAAGACCATTCGAGTTTTGAGGATGATGATGCTTTCTCCTTCCAGGCTGGGAAACAGAATGTCACCTTTCTAGAG GAGGCAAAACCTTTAGTTCCCGAGGGAGCTAATGGACTGAGTAGATTCAGTGATACACCTGGAGATGCCTCATTGGAGGATTTATTCCCAATTGACAAGCGAGGAGATCATGGGGCTGTAGCTTCAACATCCACTACCGCTCAAGAGCTCAGGGATAGGATGGTGTCACAGAAGCAGAAGGGAAATGACAATGTGCCCATGAATGGCGGAAAACTTCTTGAATTATTTGAG GAATTTCATGACAACATTCCAGGAGAGAATCTTTTCCCTTTACAG TCTGTGGAATACAGCAAAATAGTAGCACAGCTGAAGCCCGGGGAAAGTGAAGAAGTAATATTGTCAGCATGCCAAAAGCTTATGTTATTCTTCAGTCACCGGCCTGAGCAAAAACAGATTTATGTGTCACAGAATGGTTTCCTTCCATTGATGGAACTTCTTGAACTTCCCAAAAACCGT ATTATATGTTCTGTTCTGCAACTCATCAACTACATTGTAAAAGATAATACGGGCTTCCTGGAAAATGCCTGTCTTGTTGGCCTA ATACCAGTGGTGATGAATTTTGCCGTGCCAGATCGTGCAAAGGAAGTCCGGATGCAAGCATCCTTTTTTCTGCAGCAACTTTGCCAGGCCAG CACCTTGACGTTGCAAATGTTCATCGCATGCCAAGGTATACCTGTTTTGGTGAGTTTTTTGGAGCCTGACTATGCAAAATTTAG CAGGGAAATGGTTCATCTTGCAATTGATGGCATCTGGCAGGTCTTCAAGCTTCAGCATTCAACGCCAAGAAATGATTTCTGTCGTATAGCAGCAAAAAATGGGATACTTCTCAGGCTAGTTAATACTCTTCATAGCTTGAATGAAGCAACACGATTTGCTTCCATCTCAGGGTCAGGTGCTTCAGTACAGAATGGTTCCACCCCCCGTCTAAAATCTGGTCAGCTAGATGTGCCGATGCTAGAAAGTTCTAAAGTAAGGCTGGATCATTACCATTCATCTGGCTCCATGCAGTCATTACAAGCAGATGCTGATAAGCACCATATCTTATTGGATCCATCAGCATCTCCTAGGTTCAATGATATATCTGCTGCTGGTCACATGGAGAGAAATGATAATGACCTGGTAAGGCCACAGCGGCTTAGTGTTTCTGGAGGAAGGTCATCAACAGACAGATCTCCCAAGCATATAGAATTAGTATCAAATGGACATAGTAGTGGTCAGAATGATCAAATCCGGCCTTTACTGAGTTTATTAGAGAAAGAACCTCCCTCTCGTCATGTATCTGGACAACTTGATTATGCCCGTCACATGTCTGGACTAGAAAGGCATGAAAGTATTTTGCCACTATTACATGCTTCAGTAGAGAGGAAAACAAACGGTGAACTTGACTTGCTAATGGCAGAATTTGCTG AGGTCTCTAGACAGGGAAGAGAGAATGGTAACCTTGATTCTAATACGAAAGCTTCAAATAGGATTCCAAGTATGAAGTATGGTCCAACAGCTTCCAATGAGGGAACATCAACATCTGGAGCAGCATCACAAACAGCATCGGGCGTGTTATCTGGATCAGGAGTGCTCAATGCAAGAATGCCAGGAAGTACAACATCATCTGGTCTATTAGCTCAAATGGTTTCTATGAGTGCTGATGTTGCACGCGAGTATCTTGAGAAAGTGGCAGATCTTCTTTTGGAGTTTGCACAAGCAGACACTGTTGTAAAATCTCTCATGTCTAGCCAAAGCCTTCTCGCACGGCTTTTCCAGATGTTCAACAAGATAGAATCTCCTATTCTTCTGAAG atTCTTAGGTGCATCAATCATTTGTCTGGTGATCCTAATTGTCTAGAGACACTTCAACGCACAGATGCTATCAAGCATTTGATACCAATTCTCGAACTTCGTGATGGACCTCTAGTTTTTCAAATACATAGCGAG GTCCTCAATGCGCTGTTCAACCTTTGTAAGATCAATAAAAGAAGACAGGAACAAGCAGCTGAAAATGGGATCATTCCTCACTTGATGAATTTTGTCATGTCAGACTCGCCGCTAAGGCAGTATGCTTTGCCTCTTCTTTGTGATATGGCTCATGCTTCTCGCAACTCTAGAGAGCAGTTGAGAGCTCATGGAGGCCTGGATGTGTACCTGGACCTGTTAGAGGATGATGCATGGGCATGTACAGCTTTGGATTCCATTGCTGTTTGTTTGGCTCATGACAATGATCACAGAAAAGTAGAGCAAGCCTTGTTGAAGAAAGAGGCCATTCAAAAGTTGGTGAAATTTTTTGAAGACTGCCCTGAACAATATTTCGTTCATATACTCGATGCTTTCCTCAAAATAATCAC GAAATCTTCTCGGATAAATACTGCAATAGCCACCAATGGTTTGACGACATTGCTTATTGCAAGACTTGACCATCGAGAAGCTATTGCTCGTTTGACTCTGCTGAAACTAAtaaag GTTGTCTATGAGCACCACCCTCGACCAAAGCAGCTTATAGTGGAGAACGACCTTCCCCAAAAGCTACAAAACCTCATCGAAGAGCGCAGGGATGGGCAACGCGGCGGTCAACAAGTGCTGGTCAAACAAATGGCCACCTCACTGTTGAAGGCATTGCACATCAATACAGTCTTGTGA